In the genome of Urocitellus parryii isolate mUroPar1 chromosome 7, mUroPar1.hap1, whole genome shotgun sequence, the window GGAAAGCCTGTGGTGATCAAACACATCAATGTTCATTCAGCAAAATGTTTGACCCTTGCACCAAGTGGAATAGGTAAAGACTATACAATCTCACATCTGTCAAGTCAGGTTTTACCATCAAGGTCATACAAAACTTTCTACTTTACGAGATCTGGGGATTGgggaattacaaaaaaaaaaaaaaaagattatggaatttgaattttttcccttGTAAAGGTGAGTGAACTGAGTCCTGGAGAAGTCAAGAAGTTCAGTCATTTGTAGAGTGCATAGCTAGTAAGTGGCTGAGTTGATACTGTACCCTGGAAGCTGACCCCTGCCACCCAACTGTGCTCTTAGCCACTACATTGTACTGCACCATCTCCTGCCTCCTCAGCCCcaccaagcaaacaaacaaaagtaaatcaGAAAATCAGAGCTGCCCTATAAGGAGTTAGTTTTACTCCCCTATCTCGTCCTGAGCTAGGTACTTCCAgctcaaattttatttcaactaGACGTACAGCTGCAGACCCCTTGCTGACCCGTCCTGTGCTGGTTCATTTTACAGTGAGTCAGACCAATGAATCCGACTGCCTCTTCATCTGCGTGATGGCCGGAGAGTCAGGTGAGCCGCGGTGCCCTTGCCAGCTCTCTGGACTGCGCAATAAGCACAGGTCTCCAGGGGACAGCCCAGGATTTCCTCCTATGGGTGTGACCTTTGCAGGGCGGAATCTCTCTGACTTCTGGGAGATGGTGGAGAAAGCCCCCGTGATCAACTACACGTTTACCAGCAGCCTGTCTGGAGTTCTGGGTGAGTACACCCCCAAAAGCCTACCGTGGAGACCACCGCTGAACTGGAGAACAAATGCGGTCCTGGGGCATTTTATTTAGCTCCTGTGTTAAAAATCAGATGATCTCACCACTGAAAATCATTTTCTGGAATATGTTGCAAAAGACGTTCTGGCAGCTGTGGATTCTTCCCATGGCAAAAAACAACCAGAGCTGAGTGGCAGCTGTACCCATGCCCCTTTAGGAGGGGACTGTTCTCCCATTTCCCAGATTTCCCTCTGCCCGCTATTGCCTTCACAAGTTTTCTTACATCAACTATTTGGCTTTTAAGATGTTTTCGTTTGGGGCCCAGATCTAGAGACATTGTCACTCTCTAATGCACATCCTCCAGCCACCCATCCTCTGCACCCCCACGTGCCCACCTTCCTGTCCATTCCCTGTCACCAGGTGGCACTTTTGGAACCGCCTTTAagtcccctctctctcccctccatgTAACTGTCGTTTCTAGCTAAATGAAGTGCTGAAACCTCCCCAGGCCTCTGAGATTCCCGGCTGTTGCGTGAGAATCTGGGCTCGGAATAGCCTCTGAACAAGTGCTCCTTGTCATATCCCCGGTGTCTCTAAATATCCATTCCTGCCAAGGGCAATGGTCTTCCAGCACAACGTGGGTGAGGTCCCCTCGATGTCAGAACTCCAGGCAGCCCCAGAGGGTCCAGGCCCTTAGCCTGGAGAAGCGTCCTCTGCCCTCATGCCCACCCTcgtctcctcctccctttcccataAGTCCTCTGCTACCACACATTGGAACCACTGCCCTTCTTGCAGGCGGCGAGCAGCTCATGCCTTCTGTGCCTTTGGCTCATGCTGCGATGTGTCGCAGCTCCTCCCTATTTCACCATGCTGTAGAACCCTGTGTGCCTGTCAACTGCCAGCACTTGCCTCCTCTTGCCCAAGGATCCCCAGTCAAAATCAGTCTTCTGCATCCTGTGGCCCTAGAACACCATTCTGCACATCATCTGGACTGATACTCCAGGTGGCATCACAGTGCCATTGACAGGTGTGCCTCCTCCATGGTGACACTCCAGGGCAGAGAGAGTCTCCTTGGTCTGCCTTCCCCTTCTGTTCCTCACAGAGATGCTTGCACACAGCATGCCCTTCATCAGTGTCTCGTGGAGTCAAATGAAGGACCCAGCAATTCAGTTCCCCAATTCTATTTCAGTGGGTTACGGTGACTTGTGTTTATCTTGGGGCATCTCTTGATTATCCTGTGGAGGGGCTTCATTTGTTAATGGGACAAGACTCTGGGTAAGAAGTTAAAATGGGCATTTAGTGGGTTGCCTTTACCCACCCAATTTTGAGGACAGATCAGAGGACTGAGTGAATCTCATTTATTCAGTCTTTCCATGACCTTCCCACCCCCAATTTCAATGATGTCTCTCCCCTTTGGTGTTGCTTTAAGGACATGCGCCCAGGAAGAAGGAACATACTTACAACTGGACACTAAGGTTAATGTGCCTGGTGGCTGGTGGTCTGTCCAGGTGATAGTTTGGCGGGGGTGCACTTAGCCCATGTCCAACATGGAGCGAGGCTTAGGCTGGGGTTTCCTGTGGGGTGTCTGTGGGCCCAGAGCAAAGCAGACAGAGGTCATGAGACTGCAGGCGTAACTCCTGCTTTTGGGTCAGTTGTTCCCTACACACAGCTACCTGCCAAAGGGACAAGTGGGGACCAAAATCCAACACCAGTCTTTGTCCACCCAGAGCAGGTGACTCTATAGGCCAGTGGGAGTCACTGGCCTATATGCCCAACCCAGGCCATATGCCCACTTGCACAAGCAAGCCTTCCTCGGGAGGTCAGGTGGAATGAACACCGGAGGCTCTTTCACCTTTTCCTCATGGGACAAACAGCAGCACTGAGTAAATTTCTCTCCAAAATCTGCCTTTTGGGGGGATCATTTTTCAATCAAAGTCTATCTTTTGGGGGGGCTCATTTTTCCAGCTATTTCTGCCAGAAAGCCCCTGATTTTCCCAAATTCCACCTCTGGTTCCTAGTTATACGCACAGAGCATGTCAAGGAGACCAATCCCTCATCCAGGACAAGTCCTGGAACCACGAGGTAACTGAGGACACTGAATAGATTTGGCGACTGATCAAGAGACGGGTTAAATGTCAAGACCTTTGTGGTCTGAGGCGTGTGCACTGCAGTGATTCATCATGCAGCTTTTTTGGAGACTGACCTTTCACGTGGTACTGTTGGGAATGAGCTTGAGATCTTTATTCTTTCTACATATCTGCTGTCTGATGATCTTTCAGTGATTCAGCAATTCTTTGTGTCCAAAGGATCAAAGTTATCAAAGCTGCCATTGACCTTCTCCCCAAAGGTGCTGCAGCTACCAGGGAAGCAGCTGGGATTTCAGAGCCCACAACCCAAAGCCAGCAAGGCCTGCCAAGGACAGGCCCCCCGCACTGGGCCCACCGCACACACCCGGCTTCTGCCCTGAGCGCCTCCCCGCCCAGGGAGACGACTGCCCCTTCAGAGGGAGAGGCAGCAGGGAGCACAGGCAggctccctgggcctcctgcagGGACCACGGCCACAGCCAGCAGGGCCTCCGCCAGCCACCCAGGCTCAGGTAAGATGTGATCTCACCCTGTGCTCTGCTtctccctcctggcccctccaggcCCACAGGAAGGAGCCACACCTTTGTCCCTGTCTGCCCCCTGACACCAGGCTCCAGCTTCCTTGAAATAAGAGATGTCTATGAGCCAGTGGAGGGACCATGAGGACAAGCAGAGGCAGCCATATCAGTGGCCCAGTGGACCGCTAACATGGACGCTTCTAACAAGAAGTTGTGAAAAAGGTCCATGAGTTTCCTGACACCCTTCAcccagcctccccagggccaTGTCTCCCACGCTCGTGGCTCACTGTGGCACAGCGTTATCACTTCAGCCCAGCACCTAGTGCTGTCTCTGGCAAGTCACAGGAAGTGAAACGAGTCAGCATCTTATGCCACGGTGGGTCCGTCTGCCACTGGCTACCCAACACGTTAGTGACCACACAGCAGCATGGAAAGCTGCTCCCAGGGGCTCGCCAGGACCCCGCCCTCCCCTCCTATGGAGCACACAGTCAGCAGTGTTGTCACCGGCCACTCAAAGTGCCTGCTTCCCCATCATGTCCTACTTGGAAATAATTCTGAGCTGAGTCTTCTCTCTCATTAAGAGTCACTGTTGTCTGTCCACCAATGGCCCCGAGCCCTCCGCATCCACTCACTCCCTCATCAAAACATGCATCTGCTTCCAGACATAGGTCAAGTGTTGACAGAGGCTCTACCCGTGTTCCTGCTCCTCCCTGAGCTCCCAGGCCGGGGAGGGAGACACGGGCAGGGAAATGACAAGAAATGACCAAGCCAGTGAGGCTGTGCCACCACCCCGCACAGCAGGAGACACAGGctgcccagggaggaggggaTGGACAGGTGGCAGGCAGATAAGGAAACAGGGAGGACTGGaggtggagaggagaaggaatcAACCCTCCCAACTAGAGAGTGTCTTTATTTACCATAAATGGTTCACACAATACCTAGTATCATCATGACAATGACTTCAAATTAGAAATGTTTCTAGTataatatgaaaaactgtggttTCTAGAGGCAAGAAAAGTCATAACCCTTAAAGAAAAAGTTCTGGCTTTATATAGGAAAAACTACAAACTTTAATGAAAGTAATAAAGAGATATTTAAATACAGAGAGGGATGTCCCACATTTCAGGTGGAAATCTGAATATTTCAAAGATGCCAACTGTTCCCAATTTAACTCATAGATATCAAATTCTTTAATAAGATTAGTTTTGCATAACTGGGAAGAAAAATCTAgaatttttaccataaagaatGAGCAGGTGAGAAcacttaacaatttttttaaaaggtcggTTAGGGAAGATTTGTCTGAACAAATCTAATGATGATCCTGTGATGTTGAGGACAGGAATTGTGACCAcgattgttattgttattattcttcTCATCCCATCATAAAGATAAGGCTAAAGAGTTAAGGAAGTTACCCCAATTCACAgcctggaggaggcaggggctCAACCTTGCCTCCAGGTCTATTCCCCTCAAGTCCTTCAGTCTCTCGCCAGGTCACAGGATGAGAAATAAGCTCCTTAAACTTGAGACAGAGCCCACCGACCCCCAAACACACCCTTGCTGGCTGAGAGCCCAGGGACCTGGAGGAGTTCTCTTTATCTTCTGCTTGGCAAACAAAGTTCCCTCTGGTCCATGGGCTTCAGCGCAGAGTGCAGGACGCCTAGAATGTCCATGTTATGCCCACGCCTGTGTTTGCCCTCTGACAGCAACCCCACGCCTCTGCAATTTTATATAAATCAAAGAGGTTGAATGCATCCATCCCCTGTGACAGTCACTTTGAATGTGCAGCTACCAGGACAGTGGCTGGAACACAATGGGTGACAACCAACAGACAGACCTGGGCTCCCACGCTGTCCACGCCCAGGGCTCAGACCCAGGATGAGACAACACCTGGGGGTCCCCCCTGGGAGACACCCTCCTCCACACCCACATCTGCCGAAGCTGCAGGGGCCGCTGACACAGAGAGTCTCCCAGGTCCTACTGGGGCCATGTCCACGCccagcagcccagcccagcccagccccacctcAGGTAAGAGAGAGACTCACTCCACCCCTCCCCTTTCCAGTGACACTCAGCATTGTCTGTCTTGAAAacctatttaaatttttgaactaTAACACATACAGAAAAAGTCAAACCCAGGGGAGCAATACTTGGTTTGACCATGAGGTCGATTCTTGTTTCTCCTGCTTCGCCTTACCCCACTCTTTCCTTCTCATCTTTGAATGAATGCTCCCTCTTCATGGGGatccccctcttctctctcttttatgtaaattcactttctatttttttttcttgtttcactACTAAACAAGTAACCACTAGAAATTGACACTGTTCACTCAGGACAGGGATGAACTGACTTTTTGGCATAATATGATCATTATTACATTAATTACTTATATATCATGTATATGCAATGTAATGTAACATGCCTATTAATTGCCTGTGTAAATGTATGCATTCATGTATAATCATGTAATGAGGAACACTTGAACTCTAAAATGCAGGAGAAACATTGTCAAGTGTGACAGTGTAGTGTAGATGTGGAATAAGTAGACACAGAGAATAGAAAGCAAAGctagaactaaaaagaaattcacaACTTGTTAACCTTGAACCTAACTTTAGTGTTCCCAGATTATAGCTGGGAAGTAGAGTCCCTCTGATTTTGGTTTCCTTCACTCCAGTTTCATGAATTTTCCATACTTTATACTCCTATAGTCAGATAAAAAATCATTCCCTTAAAAATAACTGCCTCTGCTGCTTGCAGCATGGCTGAGAGCCCCCGCCCCTGCGTGCCCCAGGCTCCCACAGTCAGTGGATCATAACACACATGGAGGCTATGATCCTGGGGTCCATCAGCTGGACTTtcctccctctgggctctgcctcCTGGGAGGCTGTGAAGGCTCCTGTGAAGCGCAACAGCCACTCAGTCAGTTTGTCAAACTACTGAATTTGTGCAGGAATGCAGCAAGAGGAGTAATGAATGTTCACAGTCATATAGATTCAATATCTCAACTGCAAGCTCAAAATGACAATGGCACTCACAGGTCGAGAGATGCCCTTTCAATGGCTTTAATCTATGACCACCTGACACCAGGGCACCATCTTGGTCTGTTCAAGCATTGTGCTATTTCAGGGGAAATTGGAAGCTGACACACTCTGGTCTAGTCAGCTGGACGTGGTGCTGTGGAGCTCTGCACTAGGCTCTCAGCTTCAGACGGCCTGGGCTGGAGTGGACCTCACACTCAAACTGTGTCCGGGCACCTTCCTTCACCATCTGAGTCCTTGTTCCCCACTGATGAAATGGGAGCTGTAAGAGCTCTTGTGTGGGTTCAATTAGGTGATGTCTGCAGGGTGTTCAGTTCAGTGAATGGCACCTGGAAAGCACTCAGTTGGTGCCACTGCTCTGCCTGAGCCCTCCTGCAGCAGGGCACTGAGGGCAGCTATAGGAGACACAAGCCCTCCAGAGGGGAGCATGCGTTTGTGTTTGCTTCTGCCCCAGGTCCACTTTACTCCAATTCTCCACGATTCTGCAACCAGTCAGTCACACTGCAAGCAGCCATCGTATGTCGTACAGCTAAGGCTAATCTAGAACTACATAGAAGCAATCAAGGCAGCTAACGGACACCCTCTGTGTTAGGGGTTACAGTCTGAGGCCTACACAAAATCAGGAGCAGATTCTCACCCACCTTAGAAACTGGCAGGATGGCCCTGTAGAGTTGGGGCTCCTTCCCGCAATCATCTGTGTGTGAATGGCTCACAGCACTCATCTCTGGCATGAACACAGTCCTGTGGAATCCCACCCTGAAGTGTTCTGTCCTTGCCAAGGAGCATGACAGAGCACAGCAGCTGTGCCACTCTGTGGTAAGAGCTGGGCTCTGCGCCTGCCTGCTTCATAGCCTCAtctcccctccacctcctccctctgGATCAGCCACAGAGAACTGCTTGCCACCCACTCCTCGAGGTCTTTGCACAAGCTCCCTGCTCTCCCGGGGAAGCCTGTGCTTCTCACTAGCCTTGTACCCGTGGTCTTGGTCCACGTCACCTGCCCCAGCTGAATTGGGGGCCCACTGACTGTGCTGGAACctcccccttcttccccttcATGCATGAGTGAAATTTCCTGTTGcatcttctccttcttcccttaGAAGGAGGCTGCTGTGCTTCTTGTGCCAGAGGCCAGCTCCAGGCAGCAAGAACCAGGTCCTGTAGCAGTCCTTAAACCAAGGACATGATGAAAAGAACTGTTGAGCTGAGCCCATGCTCCATCATGACAATGATTGACAGGCAGTTTATTGGGGTGCGGATGGAGTACCCCAAGGCGCAGGTGAATGAGAAGCGTACCATTTCCTGTTTGCCCAGAGCTCCCACGCTTGCACACTTCCTGTTCAACACCATCATTCCCCAAGCAGTGTCACCTGATCTTACCACTATTAACTTTTTCCCAAGGGCCCCCATCACATGGTACCATAGTTACTGACAGCACTTGCCTATTCCCTTGTAAGTACCTGGAGCACCGCCATGGAGGGCTCCATTTCTTGACTCACTTCTGCAGCCTCAACATCCTGCTTGGTACCTGGCTTAATAACCAGTGTTGGTTGGATAGGGCAGGACTGGTGGCATGGGCATCTTCTCCAAATCAGGTCCCCTTGAAAAGATGCAGGCTCACCCTCTCTCCTCTCATACCAGGAACGGTCACCCCTGGCACACAGACGCCAAGGCCAACCAAGGCACCAGCCCCCAAAGACCCACAGACAGGTGAGAACACACAGGTGGGAAAAGAAACCCTGTACCACGGCGGGGAAGGACTGCATGGGGCAGAACCCCAGGGACAGAGTGCCAGTACTCAGAGGATGCTGGTTATGGTACTTCACTGGTTCTCACAGGAAAGAGGCAGGAGAACTGGTTTGTAAGTCTTGTGTGCTGCTAAGTTGCCAGGTGATCCTGAATAAATCACTTCCCCTTGGCTATGATTTTCTGTGGGTTTCCAGAACTCTTTATCCTGAAGGGACTTTGATTCTCTGGTTGTGGTATAACCCAAGGCAACTtcgttttcatttttggaagaCTATTCTTGCCCCATGCAGGTGATGTCCCTGCAGAGTGGCCATTTGCTCCTGGAGAAGAACCAGCCCTAATCCCAGTACCCCATCAAGTCTCAAGTGAGTAGCAGCACCCCCTGCTTGCTAGGCTTGTGTTTCTTTCAGACAGGGTTGGGAAGTATAATAAAAGGAGGTTTGTTGGATAACTTTAGACCTAGAGTGCTGGCATTCAAACCCAAGCTCAACTTCCAGGATTCAGTTTCCTCTACTATATAGCATAAAAAAAGTTCCTATTATTGTGTCTGGTTTTTCTTTCCTACAAGATTTTGCATTGAGATAATGTGTGTGAGTGCATTGGAACCCTAGAGTGCTGAGTGACTTAGCTAAGTTAACAGTCTTTGAGGGAACATCTGTGGAGCAGTGAGCTGGGTACCTTGCAAAGGGAAGGTGCTCTTATGATAAGTGTGGTGTTGACAGAGAGGGGAGTGCCATTCACTGGGTGGCCATTTACTTCTCTGTTCTGAAGGACACCCTgcctacccccccacccccacccccagcacactTGGTTCTCACGGGGTGAGGAAAGAACCATTCGCTGGACCTGAAGTAGTTTTCAGAATTCCAAAGACTGATTTTCAGTGGTTTTGCTGATTCTTCCAGCTTTTGCTAGACGTCTCCCTCTCCTCTGTTGTGCTGGTTTCTGGGAGAAACTGGTATAGAATGAGCCCTTGAAAGCTGGATGGATCAGGCGCCCCTCACTCccagatacctttttttttttttttttattgttggtcgttcaaaacattacatagttcctcatacatcatatttcacagtttgaatcaaatgagttatgaactcccaattttatcccgtatacagattgctgtatcacatcagttacccttccattgattgacatattgcctttctagtgtctgatgtattctgctgtctgtcctattctctactatcccccctcccctcccctcccctccccttttctctctctaccccttctactgtaaatcacttcttccatttgaattatcttgtcttacccctcctttcctcttatatgacattttgtataaccctgaggatcgccttccatttccatgcgattccccttctcgtttcctttccctcccacctctcaaccctgttaatgaaaatcttcgtctcaagctcttcgtccctaccctgtccttgtttcctccccttccctaaagacctaataagagcatgctacagggacactgctacatcgatgttcatagcagcacaattcacgatagcaagattgtggaatcagcctagatgcccttcaatagatgaatggattaaaaaaatgtggcatttatacacaatggagtattactctgcatttaaaaatgacaaaatcatagaatttggagggaaatggatggcattagagcagattatgctaagtgaagctagtcaatctttaaaaaacaaataccaaatgactcccaGATACCTTTCTACCCTAGTTCTGCGAGCATTCTGGCACCCTTCACTTGTATGTCAACAGAAGGCCATTAAATCCTTGGGACCTGAATAGTCTCTTTTTCCTatctccccagctctgcctcagcccctcctACCTGGTGAATGAGCCTTTCAGACAAAGGTGTGATTGCCACCACAGGAAGTGACCTCCCCTTCCCCCAGGAGTTCTAAAGAAGCTCCTCACTGGTGGTGCAGACAGGGCTGCTCATCAGATCAAGTTCTAGGACACAAGCCGCCTCTATATCCATGTCTGTGCATGGAGCCACATAGCAATCTCTACGTATCCATGTCTGTGCATGGAGCCACATAGCAATCTCTACGTGGCCACCCATCTACCcctccactcacccacccaccagTCCCTCCGTAGTCATCTATCTGTATCCACTAATTTCTGAATTATCTATATTCAGCAATTTTCTATATATGAGCTATATATCTGATCGATATCACTCTATCCAtcatttatccatctatctatagccatccatcttaaaaaaaaactattttcttatcCTGTTATTATTTGACTCTTTATAAAAGCCACATATTAAGTAATAATGAAAATCTGGATCACTAAACATAATTAATCTTCAGCCTCTGGAGGAAGAGGACTCACAACCCAGAGCCCTGTTCTCGGGGATCCAGGTTGCCTCATTCACCTTTCAGCCTGGCTTTTCATCCTCCTTGCACACAGGCAGGCACAGATACACACACTCTAAGCCCCCGTCCTCAAATGACTCTCCATCTCCCCTGAGCAAGTCACCCCCTTACCCGATGCTCAACCATCATGGACCCCATCCCCTGCCCCAGGAATGCCCTCCCTCTGATGCATGCCTATTAAACATTTGCTCCTCAGCTAAACCCCTTCTGATTTCCTCCAGGAGGTCGATCACCACCTTCTCTCTTTCTATACCTTGATATTTTCACAGTAGCTTTACTGGGCGGTGAAGCTGTACCGTGGTTACTGCCTGTCTCTGAGCCACAGGATCAGGGCAGAATTGTGTTCTCCTGACACAGGTCCCCACCAGGGGAAGGTGCTGGCTAAACTCTTGTTGACTTGACTGGTCTGAGATTCATCTTCTAGGGTGTCCGCAGCCGCTCCTCAAACAGGGGGCCATGACGGCTGCCCCTCTCACCCTGGCCACCCAGAAGCTCAACCCTTGCCTGATGGAATTGTGCCGCTTCTTCCAGCAATGCCTCTGTGTGAGCCAGAGGAACCCCAGGACAGAGACCATGAGGTAACCAGCGGCTTCTTTACATATTTAGTATTTATAAGCTGCTTATTCTGTGTGGCTTCTCTGCAGGCCACAAGGTTTCCAGGCATTAAATAACCCAAAGACAGGTGACGAGGGGACCTCAAGGAAGGGGATCTTTTATGTGTCCTCTACTAGACTGTCACTTCCTTGGGAGCCATGATGGGACCTCATTAATTTCTGGGTCCCCAGAACCAGGTCCAGGGCTGGACAGATTCAGGGATGTACTTATTGGACAGAGTAAGTGCACGTGAGCTGAGCGGGGATTGAGCTGCGTCGAGgtgagctgggctgggctgaggtGAGCTGAGAGAGGTGCCGTGTGCCCAGCAGCATTACTGCTGAGGACTTTGAGTGGTCCTTGAACCCAATGTTCTCAGCCTGAGCAAACTTTCTAGGAGAGAGTAACCAAAGCACAGGTCTATCTATCCACTCCCACAAATCCCTAGCAGTCACCTGCCAGTGGAATTAGAagcttgtaaaaataaaattagaattcaaacTACATTTTAAGTTAAGTAGGTTCAGGCATGGACACTTCCCTACCCTTCAATACTGACCTACTGTCCTGTCATTTGGGACTTATTTTTGACTAGACATTCAGAACCAGTTACAGAGATGGATACTCCTGCTCCAGGGGCCTGGAGACCAGCTTCTCGGATCTTTAATGTTATGTTCCAGGTCTGCTCACAAGATCCTCCAGGTTTTCAGATCTCCATCATCTGCCAGGACCAAGTCCCAAGTCCATGTTTTTAGTCCTTTCCTGTCACCCCtttctggccttgaacttggatcccTCATTGGTTGGCTGCTTCCTCCATCCAGAGAAAGTAATGAGGAAGACCCAGAGACTCAAGGGTGTGAGCATGCAATGCTGGGCATGTCTCCTCAGCCAAGGCCAAGCCTCAGGAAGAGGGAAACTACAAAGC includes:
- the Hhla1 gene encoding HERV-H LTR-associating protein 1; this encodes MPSFLLHGPPLRLCMGLVCVLLLGNTVSGITGESKKEKGMTFLPRTVSVLRREERKEKGVAFLANTEVPARSVDLSALNLTELVNGMLSRALKDSKKFFSLLSITSYSSFAFHKFSVAIYNISNLKTVDPARFPTRYCYCLNNRTNDLSDFTALLVDIIGNSTSYLTEIFKSTSILSVSQTNESDCLFICVMAGESGRNLSDFWEMVEKAPVINYTFTSSLSGVLGAAATREAAGISEPTTQSQQGLPRTGPPHWAHRTHPASALSASPPRETTAPSEGEAAGSTGRLPGPPAGTTATASRASASHPGSATRTVAGTQWVTTNRQTWAPTLSTPRAQTQDETTPGGPPWETPSSTPTSAEAAGAADTESLPGPTGAMSTPSSPAQPSPTSGTVTPGTQTPRPTKAPAPKDPQTGDVPAEWPFAPGEEPALIPVPHQVSRCPQPLLKQGAMTAAPLTLATQKLNPCLMELCRFFQQCLCVSQRNPRTETMRYCLEYYSWFLKNATFICQRVKRVSSSHTLKQKCLESICESV